The sequence CTTAGGGTTGCAGCTGTAACATGGTAACTACTGTGAACTTCTCTTTCATGAGAACGCATAGCTAGTGCTAaaatcttctttttcttttcttgccaCTTTTAACTCTCTATGTGATGATGGTGGAGGATTGTGTGAGAAATGGCAGTTCCATTGTCCTAATAGAAAGTGTAAATATTGAGAAACTAGGCTAATTCAGGAATAATTATACCTCATTATAAATGTGAACATTGGTGCTGTAGAAGTGAAGAAGTCAACACTAGAATTATATTTGGACATTTATGCCTTTAAAACTATGTACAAATTCAACACTGCAGCAAGAGTCTATGATCATTAgttcagagtttttaaaaattcatatgtAGCAGCTTTTAACCAATTTGTTTGGAGCGTTCTTTACTTCAGTAACGATGTTATGATGTCTGCTTCTTTAAAGGTACATTTGAACTTTTTATTGTTTCTGCATCGATTAGCTGAAGAAACCCGAACCAAGGCTATTGCAGACAAGAGCAAAATAATTAAATATGAACATGTTCTGACTTCAGCAAAGGTAATAATGGTTAAAAGCTGAAATTCTCCAGTGTATCTTAAAACATTTTTCTACTAAATGTCAAGGGTGTATAACAAGTCTTGTTGTACCattaatttttcttcattttacTTTAGTTGTGCTCCCAGTTTGTTTAATTTTAGAAAAATCAAGACTTTGCCATTCTTTTTATGACATTGTCATAAAAACGTTAACATTCTGTGGCCACTCATACAACTCAAATAGTCAGATTTTATTATTTAACTGAACAAATTATTATACTAAAATAACATTACAAAACAATAAAATTGATACTATAATACCAGCTCACTACCAAGGATGTAAAACAGACATCATGTAAGTGATAAGCTTCTGTGCACATTTGCATTTTCTCAATTGTGTTGGAATAGCAAATGCTCATGGAGCTTAAAAATCATCCATcttcttttcttatcctttatTATACAATtgcaatttcaaatatttatccATAACTACGTACTTTAATGAACTTTATTTCTGTTATTATAAATGGGAAATTGTCATCTATTTATGACATGCAGTTGAGGCTCTGTTTACAGATTAAGCAGTCAGTTTAGGAAGAAGGCtatcaataaaaacatttatcaAACTGCTCTCAGAAAGTGAAGAGCAGAGTTTGAAAATATTGGCAGAAATTAGGAGCTAGCCTGATCTTCCAGTTGCCTTGTGAGAGGGAGGGAATGATGCTGATCTGATTGGGTGTGCTAATGAGGACCTTTGCTGGAGCATTCTAGCGTTCTCTGTTCTttctg is a genomic window of Eublepharis macularius isolate TG4126 chromosome 1, MPM_Emac_v1.0, whole genome shotgun sequence containing:
- the CENPW gene encoding centromere protein W, translating into MKRTVSRSTLKGLVRRHKPHLRMTANIDLLVHLNFLLFLHRLAEETRTKAIADKSKIIKYEHVLTSAKIILKKSRG